The following coding sequences lie in one Acidimicrobiales bacterium genomic window:
- a CDS encoding 2-C-methyl-D-erythritol 2,4-cyclodiphosphate synthase, producing the protein MIRVGLGFDVHPFSDDPSRPLVLGGVHLPGERGRAGHSDADVVAHAVADALLGACGLGDLGEHFPD; encoded by the coding sequence GTCGGCCTCGGGTTCGACGTCCACCCCTTCTCCGACGATCCTTCGCGTCCGCTCGTCCTCGGCGGTGTCCATCTGCCGGGAGAGCGGGGTCGGGCCGGCCACAGCGACGCCGACGTCGTCGCCCATGCGGTAGCCGACGCCCTCCTCGGCGCCTGCGGTCTGGGCGACCTGGGCGAGCACTTCCCGGACA